A part of Chitinimonas koreensis genomic DNA contains:
- a CDS encoding excalibur calcium-binding domain-containing protein, which translates to MKRLVVLAILALIVWQGYSSYKARQAAKLQAAAVSRAFDTFAPEPAAAPVRIERAPAAQFSCDGRTHCSQMRSCEEATFFLRNCPGPEMDGDNDGIPCEKQWCGPSS; encoded by the coding sequence ATGAAGCGCCTCGTCGTCCTCGCAATCCTCGCCCTGATCGTCTGGCAGGGCTACAGCAGCTACAAGGCGCGCCAGGCCGCCAAGCTGCAGGCCGCGGCGGTGTCCCGGGCATTCGACACCTTCGCGCCGGAGCCGGCGGCCGCCCCGGTGCGCATCGAGCGGGCGCCGGCCGCGCAGTTCAGTTGCGACGGCCGCACCCATTGCTCGCAGATGCGCTCGTGCGAGGAGGCGACCTTCTTCCTGCGCAACTGCCCCGGCCCGGAAATGGACGGCGACAACGACGGCATCCCATGCGAGAAGCAGTGGTGCGGACCGTCGTCATGA
- a CDS encoding Lrp/AsnC family transcriptional regulator, with protein sequence MDRIDRQLLELLQRQGRLSTAELAERVALSATPCARRLKRLEEDGIIQGYRAVLDRKRLQLATTVFVNVRLMHHREDAVRLFEDAMSAMAEVVGCHVVSGTYDYLLEVVVRDLPDYEQVVRKLQTLAMVQDITSNFAIRTVKSNAPLPLGS encoded by the coding sequence ATGGACCGCATCGACCGCCAGCTGCTCGAACTGCTGCAGCGCCAGGGCCGGCTCAGCACCGCCGAACTCGCCGAACGCGTCGCGCTCTCCGCCACGCCGTGCGCACGCCGGCTCAAGCGGCTCGAGGAGGACGGCATCATCCAGGGCTACCGCGCGGTGCTCGACCGCAAGCGGCTGCAGCTGGCGACCACGGTGTTCGTCAACGTGCGGCTGATGCACCACCGCGAGGATGCGGTGCGATTGTTCGAGGACGCGATGTCGGCGATGGCCGAGGTGGTCGGCTGCCACGTGGTGTCGGGTACCTACGATTACCTGCTCGAGGTGGTGGTACGCGACCTGCCCGACTATGAACAGGTGGTGCGCAAGCTGCAGACGCTGGCGATGGTGCAGGACATCACCAGCAACTTCGCGATCCGCACGGTGAAGAGCAACGCGCCGTTGCCGCTGGGAAGCTAG
- a CDS encoding DMT family transporter, translated as MSASVALPVTAQPPLRPAADATPQHAAWAGYAALAVTVLIWAGFFLSLRAGARAHLAPSELAAIRFAPAGLAFLPVLWLRRRRIAAVPWPLLLSILAGSGLPYFLIAGLGMRHAPVVDGSTLIPGTIPLFVALLGALVYRQPLPAGRGGALAAIAAGVAVLLAFNHGAGEVWRGYALFLLGSLMWANFTVALRRSGLAPIEGAALISTGSLALLAPWLLLHPPIGLAALPAAELWFHGLVQGVGVGFVASLTYAFAIARLGAQRPAAAGALTRCWPACWRCRCSARSRRPRPCWAWR; from the coding sequence ATGTCCGCCAGCGTCGCCTTGCCCGTCACCGCCCAGCCGCCCTTGCGCCCGGCCGCGGACGCCACACCGCAGCACGCTGCCTGGGCCGGCTATGCCGCGCTGGCCGTCACCGTGCTGATCTGGGCCGGCTTCTTCCTCTCGCTGCGCGCCGGCGCGCGCGCCCACCTGGCGCCGAGCGAGCTGGCGGCGATCCGCTTCGCGCCGGCCGGCCTCGCCTTCCTGCCGGTGCTGTGGCTGCGCCGCCGCCGCATCGCCGCGGTGCCGTGGCCGCTGTTGCTGTCCATCCTGGCCGGCAGCGGCCTGCCTTACTTCCTGATCGCCGGGCTCGGCATGCGCCATGCGCCGGTGGTCGACGGCAGCACGCTGATCCCGGGCACCATCCCGCTGTTCGTGGCGCTGCTCGGCGCGCTGGTCTACCGCCAGCCGTTGCCGGCCGGCCGCGGCGGCGCGCTGGCGGCGATCGCCGCCGGGGTGGCGGTGCTGCTGGCCTTCAACCACGGCGCCGGCGAGGTCTGGCGCGGCTATGCGCTGTTCCTGCTGGGCAGCCTGATGTGGGCCAACTTCACCGTGGCGCTGCGCCGCTCGGGCCTGGCGCCGATCGAGGGCGCGGCGCTGATCTCGACCGGCTCGCTGGCGCTGCTGGCGCCCTGGCTGTTGCTGCATCCGCCGATCGGCCTCGCCGCGCTGCCGGCCGCCGAACTATGGTTCCATGGCCTGGTGCAGGGCGTCGGCGTCGGTTTCGTCGCGTCCTTGACCTATGCCTTCGCCATCGCCCGGCTCGGCGCCCAGCGCCCGGCGGCCGCCGGCGCGCTGACCCGGTGCTGGCCGGCCTGCTGGCGGTGCCGCTGTTCGGCGAGATCCCGTCGGCCGCGACCCTGCTGGGCATGGCGCTGA
- a CDS encoding amino acid aminotransferase has product MFQTLSPAVADPILSVAEAFRADPRPHKLDLGIGVYRDGQGRTPVMAAVRLAEQALAAAQPSKTYLGLGGNERFNQAVAKLALGEQAEAGGWLTLQTPGASGGLRLLADLVAAARPGARVWISDPSYVNHAPIMRAAGLEVSFYPYLDAAGGTLRRDAFFDAVAGLGADDVLLLHGCCHNPSGVDLAPADWQRLAGMAAAQGFLPFVDLAYQGFGDGLEADAAGLRVLAAAVPEMLAVYSCSKHFGLYRERTGAALVKSADPARVRGKLFELARRSYTMPPDHGAEVVAAIMGSSELSWVWREELEGMRQRVLGSREALADALAARGTPVEALRAHRGMFSMLPLDAAAIARLRDEFAVYLVAGGRINLAGLDESRLDELADALAVALRERPATA; this is encoded by the coding sequence ATGTTCCAGACCCTTTCCCCCGCCGTCGCCGATCCCATCCTGTCGGTCGCCGAGGCCTTCCGCGCCGATCCGCGGCCGCACAAGCTCGACCTGGGCATCGGCGTCTACCGCGACGGCCAGGGCCGCACGCCGGTGATGGCGGCGGTACGGCTGGCCGAGCAGGCGCTGGCCGCGGCGCAGCCGAGCAAGACCTATCTCGGCCTCGGCGGCAACGAGCGCTTCAACCAGGCGGTGGCCAAGCTGGCGTTGGGCGAGCAGGCCGAGGCCGGCGGCTGGCTGACGCTGCAGACGCCGGGCGCCAGCGGCGGCCTGCGCCTGCTGGCCGACCTGGTCGCGGCGGCGCGGCCCGGCGCGCGGGTCTGGATCAGCGACCCGAGCTACGTCAACCACGCGCCGATCATGCGCGCGGCCGGGCTCGAGGTGTCCTTCTATCCCTATCTCGACGCCGCTGGCGGCACGCTGCGGCGCGACGCCTTCTTCGATGCGGTGGCCGGCCTCGGCGCCGACGACGTGCTGCTGCTGCACGGCTGCTGCCACAACCCCAGCGGCGTCGACCTGGCGCCGGCCGACTGGCAGCGGCTGGCCGGCATGGCGGCCGCCCAGGGCTTCCTGCCCTTCGTCGACCTGGCCTACCAGGGCTTCGGCGACGGGCTGGAGGCCGACGCGGCCGGCCTGCGCGTCCTGGCCGCGGCGGTGCCGGAGATGCTGGCGGTGTACTCGTGCTCCAAGCATTTCGGCCTCTACCGCGAGCGCACCGGCGCGGCGCTGGTCAAGTCGGCCGACCCGGCCCGGGTGCGCGGCAAGCTGTTCGAGCTGGCGCGCCGCAGCTACACCATGCCGCCCGACCACGGCGCCGAGGTGGTGGCGGCGATCATGGGCTCGAGCGAACTGAGCTGGGTCTGGCGCGAGGAGCTCGAGGGCATGCGCCAGCGCGTGCTCGGCAGCCGCGAAGCGCTGGCCGACGCGCTGGCGGCGCGCGGCACCCCGGTCGAGGCGCTGCGTGCGCACCGCGGCATGTTCTCGATGCTGCCGCTGGACGCCGCCGCGATCGCCCGGCTGCGCGACGAGTTCGCGGTCTACCTGGTGGCCGGCGGCCGCATCAACCTGGCCGGGCTCGACGAATCGCGGCTGGACGAGCTGGCCGATGCGCTGGCGGTGGCCTTGCGCGAGCGGCCGGCAACCGCGTGA
- a CDS encoding extracellular catalytic domain type 2 short-chain-length polyhydroxyalkanoate depolymerase gives MKPLSTLRALALGLAAPVLLAAAPLGRYNVDLSQSSVSGLSAGGFMAVQLEVAHSSVFKGAGIVAGGPYGCAGQYHYTACMYAGSPDVTPLVALTNSRSGGSIDAVANLAAHRVFLFSGTADSTVGQGVMDKLRDYYASFVPAAGVLYRDTLGTAHTFPTDFDSGGNNACGSAVSPYISNCGFDAAGALLQHIYGTLAPRNDGAPGGQLVEFDQAEFVADPAGRGMDTRGWLYVPADCAAGQACRLHVALHGCQQYYGRIGDKFLRNTGYNRWADTNRLIVLYPQATADNASHATAASGSLPNPNGCWDWVGWYGNDFATRQGVQIAAIKAMMDRIADGGGSPGGPAAPTGLAVTAAGTDSVSLAWNAVAGAAGYDVYRDGAKVNAAAVAATAYTDGGLAAATRYVYSVRALAADGTAGPASAAVAATTGGGAATCFRASNYAHTVAGRAHQAGGYAYANGSNQNMGLWNVFVVTTLRQRGPNDYVIGTCP, from the coding sequence ATGAAGCCCCTATCCACCTTGCGCGCGCTGGCCCTGGGCCTCGCCGCGCCCGTCCTGCTGGCCGCCGCACCGCTCGGCCGCTACAACGTCGACCTGTCGCAGAGCTCGGTCTCCGGCCTGTCGGCCGGCGGCTTCATGGCGGTGCAGCTCGAAGTGGCCCACTCGTCCGTCTTCAAGGGCGCCGGCATCGTCGCCGGCGGCCCCTACGGCTGCGCCGGCCAGTACCACTACACCGCCTGCATGTACGCCGGCTCGCCCGACGTGACGCCGCTGGTCGCGCTGACCAATAGCCGCAGCGGCGGCAGCATCGACGCGGTGGCCAACCTGGCCGCGCACCGCGTCTTCCTGTTCTCCGGCACCGCCGACAGCACGGTGGGCCAGGGCGTGATGGACAAGCTGCGCGACTACTACGCCAGCTTCGTGCCGGCCGCCGGCGTGCTCTACCGCGACACGCTCGGCACCGCCCATACCTTCCCGACCGATTTCGACAGCGGCGGCAACAACGCCTGCGGCAGCGCGGTCTCGCCCTATATCAGCAATTGCGGCTTCGACGCCGCCGGCGCGCTGCTGCAGCATATCTACGGCACGCTGGCGCCGCGCAACGACGGCGCGCCCGGCGGCCAGCTGGTCGAGTTCGACCAGGCCGAGTTCGTCGCCGACCCGGCCGGCCGCGGCATGGATACGCGCGGCTGGCTGTATGTGCCGGCCGACTGCGCCGCCGGCCAGGCCTGCCGGCTGCACGTCGCGCTGCACGGCTGCCAGCAGTACTACGGCCGGATCGGCGACAAGTTCCTCCGCAATACCGGCTACAACCGCTGGGCCGATACCAACCGGCTGATCGTGCTCTACCCGCAGGCGACCGCCGACAACGCCAGCCACGCCACCGCCGCCAGCGGCAGCCTGCCCAACCCGAACGGCTGCTGGGACTGGGTCGGCTGGTACGGCAACGATTTCGCCACTCGCCAGGGCGTCCAGATCGCGGCGATCAAGGCGATGATGGATCGCATCGCCGACGGTGGCGGCAGCCCGGGCGGCCCGGCCGCGCCGACCGGCCTGGCGGTGACGGCGGCCGGTACCGATTCGGTGAGCCTGGCCTGGAACGCGGTGGCCGGCGCGGCCGGCTACGACGTCTACCGCGACGGCGCCAAGGTCAACGCGGCGGCGGTCGCCGCCACCGCCTACACCGACGGCGGCCTGGCCGCCGCCACGCGCTATGTCTACAGCGTGCGCGCGCTGGCCGCCGACGGCACGGCCGGGCCGGCCAGCGCGGCGGTGGCGGCCACCACCGGCGGCGGCGCGGCGACCTGCTTCCGCGCCAGCAACTACGCGCACACCGTGGCCGGCCGCGCCCACCAGGCCGGCGGCTACGCCTATGCCAACGGTTCGAATCAGAACATGGGGCTGTGGAACGTGTTCGTCGTCACCACGCTGCGGCAGCGCGGGCCGAACGACTATGTGATCGGGACCTGTCCCTGA
- a CDS encoding DUF6445 family protein: MPAVPASAPSLPYEAPALGVNYWVRDGILPDAEAVAARCFDRQNWLYGYPHAPEKWPGMRFHGALTPDELAHIESWVREATGARKLWVETAPGGAKLDFNVAQLVGERECGPRPHTDSRDLSRYAAVIYLSPTPAADAGTSFYRLRYPNGAAGGNLVAAPHRNLVDALGVRSLPPQAWYEVERVDNVFNRMLLYKSNMVHSATRYFGEKARDRRLTAVFFWMADMAEALTPLL; encoded by the coding sequence TTGCCCGCCGTCCCCGCCAGCGCGCCGTCGCTGCCCTACGAGGCGCCGGCGCTCGGCGTCAACTACTGGGTCCGCGACGGCATCCTGCCCGATGCCGAGGCGGTCGCCGCGCGCTGCTTCGATCGGCAGAACTGGCTGTACGGCTATCCGCACGCGCCGGAGAAATGGCCCGGCATGCGCTTCCACGGCGCGCTCACGCCGGACGAGCTGGCCCACATCGAAAGCTGGGTACGCGAGGCGACCGGCGCCCGCAAGCTGTGGGTCGAGACCGCCCCCGGCGGCGCCAAGCTCGACTTCAACGTGGCGCAGCTGGTCGGCGAACGCGAATGCGGGCCGCGGCCGCATACCGACAGCCGCGACCTGAGCCGCTACGCCGCGGTGATCTACCTGAGCCCCACGCCGGCGGCCGACGCCGGCACCAGCTTCTACCGGCTGCGCTACCCGAACGGCGCGGCCGGCGGCAACCTGGTGGCCGCGCCGCACCGCAACCTGGTCGATGCACTCGGCGTGCGTTCGCTGCCGCCGCAAGCCTGGTACGAGGTCGAGCGCGTCGACAACGTGTTCAACCGCATGCTGCTGTACAAGTCGAACATGGTGCACAGCGCCACGCGCTACTTCGGCGAGAAGGCGCGCGACCGGCGGCTCACCGCGGTGTTCTTCTGGATGGCCGACATGGCCGAGGCGCTGACCCCGCTCCTGTAG
- the tpiA gene encoding triose-phosphate isomerase: protein MANHANNRPRLIVGNWKMNGSLAANAALLDALAQAPAAGCARVVCPPFPYLAQAATLLAGSEVALGAQNCGHAAAGAYTGEVAAPMLAELGCRYVIVGHSERRAMFGDDDARVAAKTALAFEHGLTPILCVGETLAQYEAGQATAVIDGQLDAVLGTLDAGRIDRLVIAYEPIWAIGTGRSASAEQVDAALERIAAAVARHAASARPQLLYGGSVTAATAQWLAPLARVDGVLVGGASLQAEAFLAIEQAFAAAGQTARG from the coding sequence ATGGCAAACCACGCGAACAACCGGCCGCGGCTGATCGTCGGCAACTGGAAAATGAACGGCAGCCTGGCCGCCAACGCCGCGCTGCTCGATGCGCTGGCGCAGGCGCCGGCCGCCGGCTGCGCGCGCGTGGTCTGTCCGCCCTTCCCTTACCTGGCCCAGGCCGCCACCCTGCTGGCCGGCAGCGAGGTCGCGCTCGGCGCGCAGAACTGCGGCCACGCAGCGGCCGGCGCCTACACCGGCGAAGTGGCCGCGCCGATGCTGGCCGAGCTCGGCTGCCGCTACGTGATCGTCGGCCATTCCGAGCGGCGCGCGATGTTCGGCGACGACGACGCGCGGGTGGCGGCCAAGACCGCGCTGGCCTTCGAGCACGGCCTCACGCCGATCCTGTGCGTCGGCGAGACGCTGGCGCAGTACGAGGCCGGCCAGGCCACGGCGGTGATCGACGGCCAGCTCGACGCGGTGCTCGGCACGCTCGACGCCGGGCGCATCGACCGCCTGGTGATCGCCTACGAGCCGATCTGGGCGATCGGCACCGGCCGCAGCGCCAGCGCCGAGCAGGTCGACGCCGCGCTCGAACGCATCGCCGCCGCGGTCGCCCGCCATGCCGCCTCGGCGCGGCCGCAGCTGCTGTACGGCGGCAGCGTGACGGCCGCCACCGCGCAATGGCTGGCGCCGCTGGCGCGCGTCGACGGCGTGCTGGTCGGCGGGGCCTCGCTGCAGGCGGAGGCGTTCCTCGCGATCGAGCAGGCATTCGCCGCCGCCGGGCAAACCGCCCGAGGCTGA
- the glpK gene encoding glycerol kinase GlpK → MSYVLALDQGTTSSRAIVFDRAGRPVASAQQEFPQHFPQPGWVEHDPLDLWRSQLATAREALKRAGIGADQLAGLGITNQRETTVLWERASGRPVANAIVWQDRRTAELCKRLADAGHEALVRERTGLVLDSYFSGPKLAWLLEQVPGARKRAEAGELMFGTVDTWLIWNLTGGRLHITDPSNAARTLLYDIHRQRWDDELLALFGIPSRLLPAVVPSSGRHGETEAELLGAEVTIAGIAGDQQSALFGQACHQPGMAKNTYGTGCFMLLQTGERAMRSEHGLLTTVAASAGGKPRYALEGSVFVGGAVVQWLRDGLGLVPNSSAVEPLAASVPDNGGVYFVPAFTGLGAPHWDPHACGGLLGLSRGTTQAHIARAALEGIAFQSADLLEAMQADSGRPLTELRADGGAAANNLLLQVQADLLGVPVVRPQVLETTALGAALLAGLATGVYASVAELEAQWQIDRVFEPAISRDEAAARRRKWRSAVVRVQHWQV, encoded by the coding sequence ATGTCCTACGTCCTCGCCCTCGACCAGGGCACCACCAGCTCGCGCGCCATCGTGTTCGACCGCGCCGGCCGTCCGGTCGCCAGCGCCCAGCAGGAATTCCCGCAGCACTTCCCGCAGCCGGGCTGGGTCGAGCACGATCCGCTCGACCTGTGGCGCAGCCAGCTCGCCACCGCGCGCGAGGCGCTTAAGCGCGCCGGCATCGGCGCCGACCAGCTCGCCGGCCTCGGCATCACCAACCAGCGCGAGACCACCGTGCTGTGGGAGCGCGCCAGCGGCCGGCCGGTGGCCAACGCCATCGTCTGGCAGGACCGCCGCACCGCCGAGCTGTGCAAGCGGCTGGCCGACGCCGGCCACGAGGCGCTGGTGCGCGAACGCACCGGCCTGGTGCTCGATTCCTATTTCTCCGGCCCCAAGCTGGCCTGGCTGCTCGAGCAGGTGCCGGGCGCCAGGAAGCGCGCCGAAGCCGGCGAGCTGATGTTCGGCACGGTCGACACCTGGCTGATCTGGAACCTGACCGGCGGCCGGCTGCACATCACCGATCCGAGCAACGCCGCCCGCACGCTGCTGTACGACATCCACCGCCAGCGCTGGGACGACGAGCTGCTGGCGCTGTTCGGCATCCCTTCGCGGCTGCTGCCGGCGGTGGTGCCGTCGAGCGGCCGCCACGGCGAGACCGAGGCCGAGCTGCTCGGCGCCGAGGTGACCATCGCCGGCATCGCCGGCGACCAGCAGTCGGCCCTGTTCGGCCAGGCCTGCCACCAGCCCGGCATGGCCAAGAACACCTACGGCACCGGCTGCTTCATGCTGCTGCAGACCGGCGAGCGGGCGATGCGCTCCGAGCACGGCCTGTTGACCACCGTGGCCGCCAGCGCCGGCGGCAAGCCGCGCTACGCGCTCGAGGGCAGCGTCTTCGTCGGCGGCGCGGTGGTGCAATGGCTGCGCGACGGCCTCGGCCTGGTGCCGAACTCGTCGGCGGTCGAGCCGCTGGCCGCCTCGGTGCCCGACAACGGCGGCGTCTACTTCGTGCCGGCCTTCACCGGCCTCGGCGCGCCGCACTGGGACCCGCACGCCTGCGGCGGCCTGCTGGGCCTGTCGCGCGGCACCACCCAGGCCCATATCGCCCGCGCTGCGCTCGAAGGCATCGCCTTCCAGTCGGCCGACCTGCTCGAGGCGATGCAGGCCGATTCCGGCCGGCCGCTGACCGAATTGCGCGCCGACGGCGGCGCGGCGGCCAACAACCTGCTGCTGCAGGTGCAGGCCGACCTGCTGGGCGTGCCGGTGGTGCGGCCGCAGGTGCTCGAGACCACGGCGCTCGGCGCGGCGCTGCTGGCCGGCCTCGCCACCGGCGTGTATGCCAGCGTGGCCGAGCTCGAGGCGCAGTGGCAGATCGACCGGGTGTTCGAGCCGGCGATCAGCCGCGACGAGGCGGCGGCGCGGCGGCGCAAGTGGCGGTCGGCGGTGGTTCGGGTGCAGCACTGGCAGGTCTAG
- a CDS encoding ABC transporter substrate-binding protein: MKKLVVALACAFAAPMAFAGPAEAQKWIDGEFQPSTLSKAQQLDEMKWFIAAADKLKKAGITEINVVSETIDTHVYESKTLAKAFTEITGIKVNHDLIQEGDVVEKLQTQMQSGKNIYDGWISDSDLIGTHYRYGQIVPLTDFMAGEGKEFTSPTLDLNDFIGLKFTTAPDRKLYQLPDQQFANLYWFRADWFERADLKKKFKEKYGYELGVPVNWSAYEDIANFFTNDVKTIDGVKVYGHMDYGKKDPSLGWRFTDAWLSMAGSADRGLPNGFPVDEWGIRADRCQPVGASVSRGGATNSPAAVYALTKYVDWMKLYAPPQAIGMTFSEAGPVPAQGNVAQQIFWYTAFTASMNKPGLPVVNKDGTPKWRMAPSPYGPYWKPGMQNGYQDVGSWTFFKSTPLARRQAAWLYAQFVTAKSVSLKKSITGLTFIRDSDIKSQAMTDMAPKLGGLVEFYRSPARVAWTPTGTNVPDYPKLAQLWWKNVATAVTGEQTPQGAMDNLAREMDGVMARLERAGMKACAPKLNPETDPKAWMGKGGAPWPKLANEKPKGETVPYEQLLKAWKEGKVR, from the coding sequence ATGAAGAAACTGGTAGTAGCCCTGGCCTGTGCCTTCGCGGCGCCGATGGCCTTCGCCGGCCCCGCCGAAGCGCAGAAGTGGATCGACGGCGAGTTCCAGCCGAGCACCCTGTCCAAGGCGCAGCAGCTCGACGAGATGAAGTGGTTCATCGCGGCCGCCGACAAGCTCAAGAAGGCCGGCATCACCGAGATCAACGTGGTGTCCGAGACCATCGACACCCACGTCTACGAATCGAAGACGCTGGCCAAGGCGTTCACCGAGATCACCGGCATCAAGGTCAACCACGACCTGATCCAGGAAGGCGACGTGGTCGAGAAGCTGCAGACCCAGATGCAGTCGGGCAAGAACATCTACGACGGCTGGATCTCCGACTCCGACCTGATCGGCACCCACTACCGCTACGGCCAGATCGTGCCGCTGACCGACTTCATGGCCGGCGAGGGCAAGGAGTTCACCAGCCCGACGCTGGACCTGAACGACTTCATCGGCCTGAAGTTCACCACCGCGCCCGACCGCAAGCTCTACCAGTTGCCCGACCAGCAGTTCGCCAACCTGTACTGGTTCCGCGCCGACTGGTTCGAGCGCGCCGACCTGAAGAAGAAGTTCAAGGAGAAGTACGGCTACGAGCTCGGCGTGCCGGTCAACTGGTCGGCCTACGAGGACATCGCCAACTTCTTCACCAACGACGTCAAGACCATCGACGGCGTGAAGGTCTACGGCCACATGGACTACGGCAAGAAGGACCCGTCGCTCGGCTGGCGCTTCACCGATGCCTGGCTGTCGATGGCCGGCTCGGCCGACCGCGGCCTGCCCAACGGCTTCCCGGTCGACGAGTGGGGCATCCGCGCCGACCGCTGCCAGCCGGTGGGCGCCTCGGTCAGCCGCGGCGGCGCCACCAACAGCCCGGCCGCCGTCTACGCGCTGACCAAGTACGTCGACTGGATGAAGCTGTACGCGCCGCCGCAGGCGATCGGCATGACCTTCTCCGAAGCCGGCCCGGTGCCGGCCCAGGGCAACGTCGCCCAGCAGATCTTCTGGTACACCGCCTTCACCGCCTCGATGAACAAGCCGGGCCTGCCGGTGGTGAACAAGGACGGCACGCCGAAGTGGCGCATGGCCCCCAGCCCCTACGGCCCGTACTGGAAGCCCGGCATGCAGAACGGCTACCAGGACGTCGGCAGCTGGACCTTCTTCAAGTCGACCCCGCTGGCGCGCCGCCAGGCCGCCTGGCTGTACGCCCAGTTCGTCACCGCCAAGTCGGTGTCGCTGAAGAAGAGCATCACCGGTCTGACCTTCATCCGCGATTCGGACATCAAGAGCCAGGCGATGACCGACATGGCGCCCAAGCTCGGCGGCCTGGTCGAGTTCTACCGCAGCCCGGCCCGGGTGGCCTGGACGCCGACCGGCACCAACGTGCCCGACTACCCCAAGCTGGCCCAGCTGTGGTGGAAGAACGTGGCCACCGCGGTCACCGGCGAGCAGACCCCGCAAGGCGCGATGGACAACCTGGCGCGCGAGATGGACGGCGTGATGGCGCGGCTGGAACGCGCCGGCATGAAGGCCTGCGCACCCAAGCTCAACCCCGAGACCGATCCGAAGGCCTGGATGGGCAAGGGCGGCGCCCCGTGGCCCAAGCTCGCCAACGAGAAGCCCAAGGGCGAGACCGTGCCGTACGAGCAGCTGCTCAAGGCCTGGAAGGAAGGCAAGGTCCGCTGA
- a CDS encoding DUF2160 domain-containing protein, with translation MEWMAWTPVVAIFFGCVAAMLVGMTIWQVLSPTVPRRGLLPLVTTRGDRLFLGLLSAAYINLAWTGLTDMNQWYGTGASFVLLLIIMRWGDPRM, from the coding sequence ATGGAATGGATGGCCTGGACGCCCGTGGTGGCGATCTTCTTCGGCTGCGTCGCGGCGATGCTGGTCGGCATGACGATCTGGCAGGTGCTGAGCCCGACGGTGCCGCGGCGCGGCCTGTTGCCGCTGGTCACCACCCGCGGCGACCGGCTGTTCCTCGGCCTGTTGTCGGCCGCCTACATCAACCTGGCCTGGACCGGGCTGACCGACATGAACCAGTGGTACGGCACCGGCGCGTCCTTCGTGCTGCTCTTGATCATCATGCGCTGGGGTGACCCCCGCATGTAG
- a CDS encoding carbohydrate ABC transporter permease, whose product MKKRYFGLVLYLLFAILPIYWMLNMSLKTNEEITGVFSLWPHALTFDNFRTILTDPAWYSGYVNSLIYVGINTVLSVGVALPAAYAFSRYQFLGDKHLFFWLLTNRMSPPAVFLLPFFQLYSSVNLFDTHIAVALAHMLFNVPLAVWILEGFMSGIPREIDETAYIDGYSFPRFFVRIFIPLIGAGIGVTAFFCFMFSWVELLLARTLTSVNAKPIVAIMTRTVSAAGMDWGVLAAAGILTIVPGALVIWFVRNYIAKGFAMGRV is encoded by the coding sequence ATGAAGAAACGCTATTTCGGCCTCGTGCTCTACCTGCTGTTCGCCATCCTGCCGATCTACTGGATGCTGAACATGTCGCTCAAGACCAACGAGGAGATCACCGGCGTATTCAGCCTGTGGCCGCACGCGCTGACCTTCGACAACTTCCGCACCATCCTGACCGACCCGGCCTGGTACAGCGGTTACGTCAACTCGCTGATCTACGTCGGCATCAACACGGTGCTGTCGGTCGGCGTCGCGCTGCCGGCCGCCTACGCCTTCTCGCGCTACCAGTTCCTCGGCGACAAGCACCTGTTCTTCTGGCTGCTGACCAACCGCATGAGCCCGCCGGCGGTGTTCCTGCTGCCCTTCTTCCAGCTCTATTCGAGCGTGAACCTGTTCGACACCCATATCGCGGTGGCGCTGGCGCACATGCTGTTCAACGTGCCGCTGGCGGTGTGGATCCTGGAAGGCTTCATGTCGGGCATCCCGCGCGAGATCGACGAGACCGCCTACATCGACGGCTACAGCTTCCCGCGCTTCTTCGTGCGCATCTTCATCCCGCTGATCGGGGCCGGCATCGGCGTGACCGCCTTCTTCTGCTTCATGTTCAGCTGGGTGGAACTGCTGCTGGCGCGCACGCTGACCTCGGTCAACGCCAAGCCGATCGTGGCGATCATGACCCGCACGGTGTCGGCCGCCGGCATGGACTGGGGCGTGCTGGCCGCGGCCGGCATCCTGACCATCGTGCCCGGCGCGCTGGTGATCTGGTTCGTGCGCAACTACATCGCCAAGGGCTTCGCCATGGGGCGGGTCTGA